One part of the Phaeodactylum tricornutum CCAP 1055/1 chromosome 17, whole genome shotgun sequence genome encodes these proteins:
- a CDS encoding predicted protein, producing MTGDTHDISEILVFEFFEPVQYFDNPDVKFPLNKAKVGRWLGIVTNVGQALCYHILTDKGTVITRSTVTPLQNLDSSALQTALATFDAAIRETYQPSDFALGNKIKAPAFRRDEAMKVARRSDDPGDGNTRNRHVLYDLNEGDDHIQLDPGLTVDNFFENDSPDQDPTSLIIGTDVLLTSGAVQRQGRVIKRNRDGTPVPNDDPGNFVVEFDDGTEEVHGRQ from the exons ATGACTGGCGACACCCATGATATTTCTGAAATCctggttttcgaatttttcgaaccagttcagtattttgacaatcccgatgtcaaatttccactaaataaagccaaagtcggccgTTGGTTAGGTATTGTAACCAATGTGGGCCAAGCCTTGTGCTACCATATTTTGACGGACAAGGGTACTGTAATCACTCGATCTACTGTTACACCCCTCCAAAACCTCGATTCGTCTGCTCTGCAGACTGCCCTCGCTACTTTTGACGCCGCCATAAGGGAGACTTATCAGCCTTCTGATTTCGCCCTcggcaacaaaatcaaagcgccGGCTTTCCGCCGTGACGAAGCGATGAAAGTCGCTCGGCgatccgacgatcccggcGATGGCAACACCCGTAACAGACATGTGTTATACGATCTGAACGAAGGGGATGACCATATTCAACTGGATCCCGGGCTCACGGTTGACAATTTCTTCGAGAACGACTCACCGGATCAGGACCCCACCTCCTTAATTATTGGTACTGACGTTCTACTCACTTCGGGTGCGGTTCAGCGCCAGGGCCGAGTTATCAAGCGCAATCGCGACGGTACTCCAGTCCCTAACGACGACCCTGgaaatttcgttgtcgaattcgacgacggtaccgagGAAGTCCACG GTCGACAATGA
- a CDS encoding predicted protein, with protein sequence MSTSAHFKLSDFPHKVLDPIATLTVPPTYATIKRAQRQLMTNAAAIPTLNGGGAHGHMALTLTALAYADISNVPFVIPVAPPANPPPGATQPQITENNRIHQHDADIYNLYVAVNNALRQQLLDAVPRIYVRALAHPMFEFSNVTCLDLLSHLWTKYGTIKPAELQKNFQSMYTPWNTTEPLESVFLQLDEAIAFSVDGNDPISEAAAVRAGYEVIAHSGLLPLDCKEWRKLPTAAHTLAHFQQHFSLADEDRRLTATTGSLGYANVLAAAPSLALATTSDTLSLPFSALSVSQTSVSSPDMTYCWTHGTSKNRRHTSATCKNKAPGHRDDATATNTLGGSTKERGTATPMVNSSNTDYLNHITSLNSSVVPSPPSPHTSAIADTGCTGHYITINCPHTDKRPANPSLAVRVPNGAVLRSSHIATLALPGFSPSACQAHIFPGLASHPLISIGQLSDDGCTATFSATSLEIHRDTTLLLSGTRAPTTGLWHLDLTPAKPPNTAHALVPHTPLADRIAFVHASLFSPALSTWCQALDSGHLATFPDLSSRQIRKYPPSSPAMVKGHLDQQRANLRSTKLPPVCPPTTTEPPAAAVPDFDPPDAHPIARTHHVFVAHQRVTGQIYTDQPGRFLTPSSAGHNDMLVLYDFDSNAIHVEVMKNKSGPEILAAYKRAHSLFTQRGLRPQLQRLDNEASTALQSFMTSEHVDFQLAPPHLHRRNAAERAIRTFKNHFIAGLCTTNPDFPLHLWDHLLPQALITLNLLRRSRINPKLSAHAQLHGAFDYNRTPLTPPGTRVLVHVKPSVRETWAPHAVEGWYLGPALNHYRCHRVWITETRAERVADTLSWFPTRIPMPAASSTDRALAAARDLVHALQNPSPASPFAPLDATQHKALTDLANLFATVAAPAADVPAPEPVPPVRPPTPAPPPAQVRFAVPLVTAEHAPALPRVPSEGAHHGHLSLSHPQPRPPPPHSTQPTGNPNP encoded by the exons ATGTCGACCTCGGCTCATTTCAAACTgagcgactttcctcacaaagtcctcgacCCGATCGCCACCCTCACCGTCCCACCGACCTACGCGACCATCAAGCGTGCCCAACGCCAGCTCATGACtaacgccgccgccattccCACACTCAACGGTGGTGGCGCCCATGGCCATATGGCCCTGACCTTGACCGCCCTTGCCTACGCCGACATCAGCAACGTCCCGTTCGTCATTCCCGTCGCCCCTCCGGCCAATCCGCCTCCTGGTGCCACGCAACCGCAAAtcaccgaaaacaaccgcATTCATCAACACGATGCCGACATCTACAACCTTTATGTCGCCGTCAACAACGCGCTTCGCCAGCAACTTCTCGACGCGGTTCCCCGCATTTATGTCCGCGCCCTCGCCCATCCCATGTTCGAGTTTAGCAACGTCACGTGCCTCGACTTGCTCTCGCACCTCTGGACCAAATACGGTACCATCAAGCCCGCCGAGCtccagaaaaatttccagtccATGTACACCCCTTGGAACACGACCGAGCCGCTTGAATCAGTTTTTCTTCAGCTCGACGAGGCCATCGCTTTCTCTGTTGACGGTAACGACCCCATCTcggaagctgctgctgttcgCGCAGGCTACGAAGTCATTGCGCACTCGGGCCTGCTCCCCCTGGACTgcaaagaatggcgcaaATTGCCTACTGCTGCTCACACCCTTGCCCATTTCCAGCAGCACTTTTCCCTGGCCGACGAAGACCGGCGCCTCACGGCAACCACCGGTTCCCTCGGATACGCCAACGTGCTTGCTGCTGCCCCCTCTCTCGCTCTTGCCACGACCTCCGACACTCTTAGCCTTCCTTTCTCCGCGCTCTCTGTGTCCCAGACTTCTGTCTCTTCGCCGGACATGACCTACTGCTGGACCCATGGTACCAGCAAAAACCGACGCCATACAAGCGCCAcgtgcaagaacaaggcccctggccaccgcgacgacgcgaccgccaccaacactctCGGCGGCTCCACCAAG gaaagagggacggctacgccgATGGTTAACTCTAGTAATACCGATTATttaaatcatattactagtcttaattcatctgtagtcccctccccgcctagtcCCCATACctcggccattgccgacaccgGTTGCACCGGCCATTACATCACCATCAACTGCCCCCACACCGACAAACGTCCTGCGAATCCcagccttgccgtccgtgtCCCTAACGGCGCCGTCCTCCGCTCAAGCCACATTGCCACCCTGGCCCTCCCTGGCTTCTCCCCTTCCGCTTGCCAGGCCCACATCTTCCCCGGGCTTGCCTCGCACCCACTCATTTCGATTGGGCAactttccgacgacggctgcacTGCCACTTTCTCAGCCACTAGCCTTGAGATCCACCGCGACACCACACTACTCCTCTCCGGCACTCGTGCACCCACAACCGGCCTCTGGCACCTCGATCTTACCCCCGCCAAGCCTCCCAACACGGCCCATGCGCTTGTTCCGCACACACCCCTTGCCGACCGCATCGCTTTTGTCCATGCCTCGCTCTTCTCCCCGGCTCTCTCCACATGGTGCCAGGCCCTCGACTCCGGCCACCTTGCAACTTTCCCCGACCTTTCCTCCCGCCAAATCCGCAAGTATCCACCTAGTTCCCctgccatggtcaaaggTCACCTTGACCAACAACGCGCCAACCTtcgctccaccaagcttccCCCTGTCTGTCCCCCCACCACGACGGAACCCCCAGCCGCCGCTGTGCCCGACTTTGATCCTCCCGACGCCCACCCTATCGCACGCACacaccatgtctttgttgcCCACCAACGGGTCACCGGTCAAATCTACACGGACCAACCGGGCCGTTTCCTCACTCCCTCAAGTGCCGGACACAACGACATGCTTGTGCTCTACGATTTTGATAGCAATGCCATCCATGTCGAGGtcatgaagaacaagtccggcCCCGAGATTCTTGCCGCCTACAAACGCGCACACTCTCTCTTTACCCAACGCGGCCTCCGTCCCCAGCTCCAACGcctcgacaacgaagcctctaCAGCCCTCCAATCCTTCATGACCTCGGAACACGTCGACTTTCAGCTGGCACCTCCCCATCTGCACCGTCGTAATGCCGCCGAACGGGCCATACGTACCTTCAAAAACCACTTTATTGCTGGCCTCTGTACCActaacccggattttccCCTCCATCTTTGGGACCACCTCCTCCCACAGGCCCTTATCACCCtaaatcttcttcgtcgctcccgcatcaatcccaagCTGTCCGCCCACGCCCAGCTTCATGGTGCTTTCGATTACAACCGCACCCCGCTTACTCCTCCCGGGACTCGCGTCCTAGTCCACGTCAAGCCGTCCGTCCGCGAAACTTGGGCCCCCCATGCTGTCGAAGGTTGGTACCTCGGCCCCGCCCTGAACCATTACCGTTGCCACCGCGTCTGGATCACGGAAACACGTGCCGAACGTGTTGCTGACACCCTTTCCTGGTTCCCGACCCGCATTCCCATGCCTgccgcttcgtccaccgaccgcgccctggccgccgcccgtgaCCTAGTCCATGCCCTCCAGAATCCTTCCCCTGCGTCTCCGTTCGCCCCCCTCGATGCCACCCAGCACAAGGCACTCACCGACCTTGCCAATCTCTTTGCCACCGTGGCCGCCCCGGCCGCCGACGTCCCTGCACCTGAACCTGTGCCTCCGGTCCGTCCTCCTACCCCAGCACCTCCCCCTGCTCAGgtccgttttgccgttcctcttgtCACGGCCGAACATGCCCCtgcacttccgagggtgc cttccgagggtgcccaccaCGGCCACCTATCACTCTCGCACCCGCAACCccggccgccgccgccgcacAGCACGCAACCAACCGGTAACCCCAACCCT
- a CDS encoding predicted protein, whose product MKLSLLTTIAAFVVLPNSHALKPSKSGLLLTQPCLSTTDKRYDANFPKSLVVQNPSWKQYEGLWKFTATNFEGDGIPAQPQPHVPALNYQLLPYTRSEAVAFYNHTADGSRMMTYGYYFYRPAPSSFCNQTLEPPFQNVIGSGVCGVNGFVSGKAHYGTSTNEKEGELELFRSVESGALGIDVIDFDPPAKASWIDSSTLWGTTTIDGVFSQTHSYVFLNNNTAFASLSVIDLITSSRQTNYIAKMTRMDETEWIAAVEQTYKDYNIMEEDKIPVPFKDFSMDPEWYPAEKEWCGGVGSDPACVESPFQEPDAKLKTGPLVGFVILGLALFCVPMYGLYRYRLGQQVRRIKTCFIQGIAKNINIAPTPGALTHEKLLEEFQHMDKDNGGTIEKAELKQWMDEGKVGKISDSDFNVLWSALDIDGSGSVDFIEFCTFLSGCGEAFDEVYNHQQTMSKEQKLKFASQRFSTRSLANNGCISNDIEDNS is encoded by the exons ATGAAGTTAAGTCTGTTGACCACTATTGCTGCATTCGTTGTGCTTCCTAATTCACACGCATTGAAACCATCAAAGTCTGGATTGCTTCTCACTCAACCTTGTCTGAGTACGACGGATAAACGGTACGATGCCAACTTCCCAAAGTCACTTGTTGTGCAAAACCCGTCATGGAAACAATACGAGGGATTATGGAAATTCACAGCAACAAATTTTGAAGGCGATGGCATCCCGGCTCAGCCTCAACCGCATGTTCCTGCTTTGAACTATCAACTATTGCCCTATACTCGAAGCGAGGCTGTAGCTTTCTACAATCATACCGCTGACGGCTCCAGAATGATGACTTACGGCTACTATTTCTACCGTCCTGCACCTTCATCCTTTTGCAATCAAACGTTGGAACCGCCATTCCAGAACGTAATTGGGTCGGGAGTTTGCGGAGTGAATGGTTTTGTCTCTGGCAAAGCTCATTATGGGACAAGCACCAATGAGAAAGAAG GTGAACTGGAACTTTTTCGTTCTGTGGAATCTGGTGCTCTTGGTATAGATGTAATTGACTTTGATCCTCCAGCAAAAGCCAGTTGGATTGATTCAAGCACATTGTGGGGAACTACTACAATTGATGGAGTATTCAGCCAGACCCATTCCTATGTGTTCCTGAACAACAATACTGCCTTTGCCAGCCTCAGCGTAATTGATTTAATCACAAGTTCAAGACAAACCAACTACATTGCTAAAATGACAAGAATGGATGAAACTGAGTGGATTGCGGCGGTTGAGCAAACTTACAAAGACTACAATATAATGGAAGAGGACAAAATCCCTGTTCCTTTTAAAGACTTTTCCATGGATCCGGAGTGGTACCCGGCAGAGAAGGAATGGTGTGGAGGAGTGGGCAGCGATCCGGCATGCGTTGAGTCACCATTTCAAGAACCAGACGCCAAGTTGAAAACCGGTCCTCTTGTAGGATTTGTCATCCTTGGTCTTGCTTTATTCTGTGTCCCAATGTATGGGTTATACCGCTACCGACTTGGGCAACAGGTGCGCCGTATCAAAACCTGTTTCATACAGGGTATTGCCAAAAATATCAACATAGCTCCAACTCCAGGAGCACTTACCCATGAAAAGTTGTTAGAAGAGTTCCAACACATGGATAAAGACAACGGAGGTACCATTGAGAAAGCAG AACTTAAGCAATGGATGGATGAGGGAAAAGTGGGCAAAATTTCAGATTCGGATTTCAATGTGCTATGGAGTGCTTTAGACATTGATGGCTCTGGATCTGTTGATTTCATTGAATTCTGCACTTTCCTAAGCGGATGCGGTGAGGCCTTTGATGAGGTCTACAATCACCAGCAGACTATGTCCAAGGAACAAAAATTGAAGTTTGCTTCCCAACGTTTTTCAACTCGGTCCCTTGCAAACAATGGCTGTATCTCAAACGATATAGAGGACAACTCTTAG
- a CDS encoding predicted protein, giving the protein MRCPRKVTPAVPAPAAATDSPADAASASEEEEEFGGFDSSDGQEPSGTAPSLPASSDDEVAAAMFNNGIKSSDDFRLLTKEDINDLCMRLKMGSMHTKRILVFAKWMHHAPNSVDVAKEFTASVLRFEMMTRAAASYDNVTTTAAKAEKSATSLLPEPFDGSQKKWLTFRYGFEAWAGASGSTFTACIAHHSDRYSKADPTGPHTSPRDVSDLFALSPVVNITRNATIFYTLMSLTSAGDAWGLVEPHEHTKDGRSAWISLCAFYEGTSQVGLTTEQARAIVMESVYIGLSKQFSFTKYVARHISANNALLRNKEGYSDAQKTNFFLKGITDPALLPYKATAEARLDDGNFNRVVNYMRTSATKLSSKDRSDSRNWEALTPAIRESILSAKRSIPPPGREAKRAKSSDTDNSSSTVESYSQPPSSKKPIRKHTCETHVQVDSSTPETLLRDAPTDISPHVTTKKVTFGAGVLFGRYANRVSLNRMVRSGSHFDQAPWRKSDFRLNDATLVRIRQNRSRGTKTPTNYGEAVIDTGADTVCVGAGYSVLSYTGRSVSLRGFHDDGETFDCERIPVVTAATAYDYDDGTTVILIFHEALNLGPTQTTSLINLNQIRHAGHQTDDIPKFLSQGKSLHGIETLDGDYIPFELKGHASLLYSRVPTQHELDNCQHIDLTCDQPWDPNSKDWEDNEAKYTRHDRSRRACYTNSVPVDILPDWPPLPVSPGSVVPDFHNRVMNCHGIVPCDMSPSDVRPRDVNTVNGGWSLHKGEVSRMEVNSVLLHEIPRYNDVLLTVLVSRQTTAAYRAEFSKPTLSPSQGNVKLGTSVPRPITLPTLFVLHKVSEVSKETFIGLCSASLEAATTILLTTGIENPLVLQGLSLLARSDITHSSKTATEVVEGSEPVLATSTAQPKTWLVTHFNMVTATRTTSNASAFAHLLDTVLALPATSPIRSSLVLHELDDLDGLLSIFEGQIETLEYLPVSSEGDATPVPIKLRMGHQQLLRYLLLWIRQLAHDKGGPLSNYELISLMKEDFSLFRRSPSTHLPNAVPTPSSQSSTPSTMVGNSSRSAVADFKRGVIRDKTHYPVLKDDRYWDNFYRTFVVTAVSHNVDNVLDPAYSPTNTDDILLFREQKKFVYSALEHCLQTDMGKNIVREHAFDFDAQTVFAKVVKHYTESTAAKISSGTTLSWTGTAEAFILHWKNHLRIYNDTVPVTEKLPPQLCLSLLESSVRDVSELRQVNTTANLDLAKGGSPINYENYLSLLLAAATLYDKGNNFSNSRSPKSKRSAFVTETTFPDDEYGVDYDIDLSPSILYEANAHNRRAGDQNRERQSNVNCERPYIPREMWDKLSDDAKEILRGMSSPKEGNASANSKSSSAFHANSHSLTDTGHSSSTDESLHENDNDKFHDCGNDTELLAHLTDHSSNMANGDIRKVLASASSYKQNSKNSLQSNMLEYSISRHSVAETTSSLIDRGANGGLAGSDVIILNKTGRSASITGINDHTLPDLDIVTAAGLVESQHGPIIVILHQYAHHGKGKTIHSSAQLEYYKNIVEDRSRVLGGKQRIITLDDYVIPLHVRQGLAYMDMRPPSNAEFDTLPHVVLTSDVDWDPSIIDNEIDLVTDWHDAIQDLPSDPHVATFDIFSSYDFVHRSTAIDNILSPNQHDMTRNSHNYEALRPCLGWVSANTVQKTIMATTQFAREVYNAPMRKHFKSRFPALNVHRRNEAVATDTIWSDTPAVDNSAKFAQLFVGRRSLVTDIYPMKTDKEFVNALEDNIRHRGAMDKLISDRAKAEISKKVSDITRAYHIDQWQSEPNHQHQNYAERRIATVEANANKILNQTGAPNSTWLLCVSYICYLFNHLAHESLHDRTPLEILNGSTPDISVLLQFHFWEPIYYRLEDPTFPSDGTEKKGHFVGIADSVGDALTYKVLTNDSHKILLRSSVRSALKPSEPNLRLEPHEGESPPKPINFIKSRRTEDGNSYAIHTLPGQWGAFSCTYCQENS; this is encoded by the exons atgcgTTGTCCGAGGAAGGTCACTCCCGCTGTTCCGGCCCCTGCCGCAGCGACGGACTCACCGGCTGatgccgcgtccgcatccgaagaggaagaggagttcggaggattcgactcctccgacggtCAGGAGCCTTCGGGCACCGCACCGTCATTGCCGGCATcttcggatgatgaag TTGCGGCTGCAATGTTCAACAACGGCATTAAATCATCTGATGATTTCCGTCTTCTCACGAAGGaggacatcaatgatctctgCATGCGGCTCAAAATGGGCTCCATGCATACCAAGCGAATACTCGTCTTCGCAAAATGGATGCATCACGCACCCAACTCAGTCGATgtcgccaaagagttcacgGCTTCCGTGCTACGCTTTGAGATGATGACTAGAGCCGCGGCGTCGTATGATAATGTGACTACGACGGCTGCAAAGGCTGAAAAATCGGCTACTAGCCTCTTGCCTGAACCGTTTGATGGTTcgcagaaaaagtggctcACTTTTCGTTACGGTTTCGAAGCGTGGGCAGGCGCAAGTGGGTCCACTTTTACCGCGTGCATCGCGCACCATTCGGATCGGTATTCGAAAGCCGACCCAACCGGACCCCATACGTCGCCCCGTGACGTttcagatttgtttgcactctCCCCAGTTGTCAACATCACCAGGAACGCAACAATCTTCTATACTCTCATGTCGCTAACCAGCGCTGGGGACGCCTGGGGACTTGTTGAGCCCCACGAGCATACTAAGGACGGACGCAGTGCCTGGATTTCTCTATGTGCCTTCTATGAAGGAACGAGCCAAGTGGGTCTCACTACCGAGCAGGCTCGCGCGATAGTCATGGAGTCGGTGTATATAGGACTGTCCAAACagttttccttcaccaaatATGTCGCTCGGCATATCTCTGCCAACAATGCCCTTTTGCGTAACAAGGAGGGCTATTCGGACGCTCAGAaaacgaatttctttcttaaAGGGATTACTGATCCGGCACTCCTTCCTTATAAGGCAACTGCCGAAGCGCGACTCGATGACGGGAATTTTAATCGGGTCGTCAACTACATGCGtacgtccgcgacgaaactCAGTTCCAAGGACAGAAGCGACTCACGGAAC TGGGAAGCCCTAACCCCAGCTATCAGGGAGAGTATCTTGAGCGCAAAACGCAGTATTCCACCCCCTGGCCGTGAGGCCAAAAGGGCTAAATCCTCAGATACAGATAACTCTAGTTCAACCGTTGAATCTTATTCACAACCGCCTAGTAGTAAAAAACCTATTCGTAAACATACATGCGAAACTCACGTCCAAGTAGATTCCAGTACCCCTGAAACCCTACTTCGTGACGCACCCACAGACATTTCACCCCACGTCACCACCAAAAAAGTGACATTTGGTGCAGGTGTCCTCTTTGGTCGGTACGCTAATCGCGTATCGTTGAATCGTATGGTCCGCTCCGGCAGTCATTTCGATCAAGCCCCTTGGCGCAAGTCGGATTTCCGACTTAACGATGCGACACTAGTTCGTATTCGTCAGAACCGCTCACGCGGAACAAAAACTCCCACCAATTATGGTGAAGCGGTAATTGATACTGGTGCAGACACCGTCTGCGTCGGTGCCGGGTACTCTGTATTGTCATACACGGGTCGATCAGTCAGCCTTCGCGGTTTTCATGATGACGGTGAaacgtttgactgtgaacggaTTCCGGTTGTCACGGCGGCAACCGCCTATGATTATGACGACGGAACAACCGTGATTCTCATCTTTCATGAGGCACTGAACCTCGGACCAACACAGACCACCTCGCTCATtaatttgaatcaaatccgACATGCCGGACATCAAACCGATGACATTCCAAAATTCTTGTCGCAAGGCAAATCCCTTCACGGCATCGAAACTCTCGACGGTGATTATATCCCGTTTGAGCTCAAAGGTCATGCATCTCTGTTGTATTCTCGCGTACCTACTCAACATGAGCTTGACAACTGTCAGCACATTGATCTCACTTGTGACCAACCTTGGGACCCCAACAGTAAAGATTGGGAAGATAATGAAGCAAAGTACACACGACacgatcgttctcgtcgtgcCTGCTACACCAACAGCGTACCGGTTGACATTCTCCCGGATTGGCCTCCACTACCCGTTTCCCCTGGATCCGTGGTACCGGATTTCCATAACCGTGTCATGAactgtcacggtatagtaccatgcgacatgtctcctagtgatgtccgtcctcgagacgtcaacacggtgaacggcggttggagtcttcataagggagaagtgagtcgtatggaagttaactcggtcttattgcatgaaattcctagatacaatgatgtatt attaacagtcttggtttctcgtcaaaccactgctgcttaTCGCGCAGAATTTAGTAAACCCACCTTGAGTCCGTCTCAAGGAAACGTCAAGCTTGGTACCAGCGTACCTCGTCCGATAACACTGCCTACATTGTTTGTGTTGCATAAAGTATCAGAGGTGTCTAAGGAGAcatttatcggcttgtgttCCGCATccttggaagctgctaccacCATCCTCCTGACCACTGGTATTGAAAACCCATTAGtacttcagggtttgtca TTACTGGCACGGAGCGATATCACGCACAGCAGTAAAACTGCCACCGAGGTGGTAGAAGGGAGTGAACCAGTGCTGGCAACGtccactg cccaaCCCAAGACCTGGTTGGTTACCCATTTCAATATGGTTACCGCTACGCGGACAACGTCCAATGCAAGCGCTTTCGCTCATTTACTTGACACGGTCCTTGCCCTACCGGCAACATCTCCTATCCGTTCTAGTCTTGTACTACATGAGTTAGATGATCTAGACGGACTCCTTAGTATTTTTGAGGGCCAAATCGAAACTCTAGAATATCTCCCTGTATCATCCGAAGGTGACGCAACCCCTGTCCCAATCAAGTTACGTATGGGCCATCAACAACTCTTACGTTACTTGCTACTCTGGATACGTCAACTCGCGCACGACAAAGGAGGTCCCCTCTCGAACTACGAACTCATCTCTCTCATGAAAGAAGATTTCAGTTTATTTCGACGGTCTCCATCAACTCATTTGCCGAATGCAGTCCCAACACCCAGTTCACAATCAAGCACTCCTTCGACTATGGTTGGAAACTCTAGTCGTTCTGCTGTCGCTGACTTTAAACGCGGTGTTATACGTGATAAAACGCATTATCCGGTGCTCAAGGACGACCGATATTGGGACAACTTCTACCGTACTTTTGTCGTTACCGCCGTATCGCACAATGTTGATAATGTCCTAGATCCAGCTTACTCCCCTACGAATACAGATGACATATTGCTATTCAGGGAGCAGAAAAAGTTCGTCTATTCCGCTCTAGAACACTGCTTGCAAACGGATATGGGTAAAAACATTGTCCGCGAGCATGCCTTTGATTTCGATGCACAAACtgttttcgcaaaagtggTAAAACACTACACCGAATCCACAGCTGCAAAGATCAGTTCTGGTACCACACT CTCCTGGACTGGAACCGCCGAAGCATTTAttttgcattggaaaaatcatCTTCGCATTTACAACGACACGGTCCCGGTTACAGAGAAGTTGCCACCACAACTTTGCCTCAGCCTGCTCGAGTCCTCTGTACGCGACGTTTCAGAGCTTCGCCAAGTCAACACTACCGCGAATCTAGATTTAGCTAAAGGGGGGTCTCCCATTAACTATGAAAATTACCTAAGTCTACTCCTTGCTGCCGCGACTTTGTAcgataaaggaaacaatttttCTAATTCCCGTAGCCCAAAATCCAAGCGCAGCGCCTTTGTTACTGAGACTACCTTTCCCGATGATGAATATGGCGTCGATTACGACATTGATTTGTCACCGTCCATCCTTTACGAAGCGAATGCTCACAACCGCAGAGCAGGCGACCAAAATCGAGAACGCCAGAGCAATGTCAATTGTGAGCGACCGTATATTCCTCGTGAGATGTGGGATAAACTGTCCGACGATGCAAAGGAGATTCTCCGTGGTATGTCTTCTCCTAAAGAAGGAAACGCCTCGGCCAACAGCAAGTCTTCATCTGCATTTCATGCCAACTCCCATTCTTTAACCGATACGGGACACTCCTCATCAACGGACGAATCATTGCACGAAAATGACAATGATAAATTCCATGATTGCGGGAACGACACGGAACTGCTTGCACACCTTACTGATCACTCAAGTAATATGGCAAATGGGGACATTCGTAAGGTCCTCGCTTCAGCTTCCTCCTATAAGCAGAATTCGAAGAACTCCCTGCAGTCAAATATGCTCGAATACAGTATTTCCCGACACTCCGTTGCAGAGACTACATCCTCCCTCATCGACAGAGGCGCAAACGGCGGACTTGCCGGAAGCGATGTTATAATCCTTAACAAAACAGGCCGTTCTGCGAGCATCACGGGTATTAATGACCATACTTTGCCTgatttggacattgtcaccgcCGCTGGCCTCGTTGAATCACAACATGGACCCATCATTGTCATACTCCATCAGTATGCCCACCATGGAAAGGGAAAAACGATCCATTCTAGTGCTCAACTTGAGTACTACAAGAATATTGTCGAGGACCGTTCCCGTGTTTTAGGCGGTAAACAACGTATCATAACTCTAGATGATTACGTTATTCCCCTACACGTTCGTCAAGGACTAGCTTATATGGACATGAGACCTCCTTCCAATGCAGAGTTTGACACGTTACCCCACGTTGTACTTACTTCCGATGTCGACTGGGACCCGTCCATtatcgacaacgaaattgacCTTGTCACAGACTGGCATGATGCCATACAGGACCTTCCCAGCGACCC GCACGTTGCGACCTTTGACATTTTCTCGTCATATGACTTTGTTCATCGGTCCACGGCTATCGATAATATACTCTCGCCAAATCAACATGACATGACCCGCAATTCGCACAATTACGAAGCCTTGCGTCCTTGTCTTGGCTGGGTCTCCGCCAACACAGTCCAGAAAACCATCATGGCCACTACGCAATTCGCTCGTGAGGTCTATAATGCACCTATGCGTAAACATTTCAAGTCTCGTTTTCCGGCACTTAATGTTCACCGGCGCAACGAAGCTGTGGCTACCGATACCATTTGGTCGGACACACCTGCTGTCGATAACAGCGCTAAATTTGCGCAATTATTTGTCGGTAGACGATCGCTTGTTACCGACATTTATCCTATGAAAACAGACAAAGAGTTTGTTAATGCACTCGAAGACAATATTCGTCATCGGGGTGCCATGGATAAACTCATCAGTGACCGTGCCAAAGCCGAGatcagcaagaaagtttcTGATATTACTCGTGCTTACCACATTGATCAATGGCAAAGCGAGCCCAaccaccagcaccaaaattatgCTGAACGTCGAATTGCAACTGTtgaagcaaatgcaaataAAATTCTTAACCAAACTGGTGCACCTAATTCTACCTGGTTATTGTGTGTTTCCTACATTTGTTATTTGTTTAATCATTTGGCCCATGAGTCTTTGCACGATCGCACCCCCCTCGAAATTCTTAACGGTAGTACTCCTGATATTAGTGTACTCCTTCAATTCCATTTCTGGGAACCGATCTACTACCGACTTGAAGAccctacttttccttccgacgGAACTGAAAAAAAGGGCCactttgttggaattgctgattccgttggtgatGCTCTTACCTACAAGGTACTCACCAACGACTCCCACAAGATCCTTCTCCGATCTAGTGTTCGCTCTGCGTTGAAACCTAGTGAACCCAATTTGCGTCTTGAGCCACATGAAGGGGAGAGTCCTCCTAAGCCCATCAACTTCATTAAGTCGCGCAGAACTGAGGACGGAAATTCTTATGCCATCCACACGCTACCTG GACAATGGGGAGCATTTTCGTGCACGTATTGCCAGGaaaattcttga